In a single window of the Canis lupus familiaris isolate Mischka breed German Shepherd chromosome 2, alternate assembly UU_Cfam_GSD_1.0, whole genome shotgun sequence genome:
- the LOC119871088 gene encoding armadillo repeat-containing protein 4-like isoform X1 translates to MGVALTRSAQWTAAGYGTRTLEITPLNEVILKEIVMFVESFIYKHPQEAKYVFVEPLEWKTNLDPSAFESGYIVSETTVKSEEVDKDGQPLLFLSVPHIKIRSLGQLSRLLLIAKDRKLKEAQACIEANRDPVTKILGLDYNMVKEDTSTVNILDKITKDEDPESEIKMKVGMLLKQLDLHLLNHSLKHISLQICLNPTTVKNDIELLKHFSGKGEQTVLESIDYTSDYEFSNGCRAPPWRQIHGEICYVLVKPHDVETLCVTCSTEGVFLNGGKTEDEGEINYERKSEIYKDLVTFLKEKSAKFSENMSKQVSLQNLEIS, encoded by the exons ATGGGGGTGGCTCTGACAAGGTCTGCACAGTGGACTGCTGCTGGATATGGGACCAGAACCCTGGAAATTACTCCACTGAATGAAGTGATATTGAAAGAAATTGTGATGTTTGTGGAGAGTTTTATCTACAAACATCCTCAAGaagcaaaatatgtttttgtaGAACCACTTGAATGGAAAACAAACTTGGACCCCTCAGCATTTGAATCAGGATATATTGTCAG tgAAACAACAGTCAAGTCAGAAGAAGTTGATAAAGATGGGCAGCCTTTGCTGTTTCTCTCTGTGCCACACATTAAGATCAGGAGCTTGGGGCAGCTGTCACGTTTGCTGCTTATTGCCAAAGACAGAAAGCTGAAGGAAGCACAGGCTTGTATCGAAG CTAACAGAGATCCTGTAACAAAAATCCTGGGTTTGGATTATAACATGGTGAAAGAAGACACATCCACAGTAAATATTCTTGATAAAATTACCAAAGATGAAGATCCTGAGAGTGAGATAAAGATGAAGGTTGGCATGCTGCTTAAGCAACTGGATCTGCACCTACTGAATCATTCTCTAAAACATATTTCATT ACAAATCTGTTTAAACCCAACAACTGTTAAGAACGATATAGAACTGCTGAAACATTTCTCAGGAAAAGGAGAACAAACTGTCTTGGAATCTATTGACTATACTTCAG ATTATGAATTTTCAAATGGATGTCGAGCCCCACCTTGGAGACAAATTCATGGAGAAATTTGTTACGTGCTGGTAAAACCCCATGATGTTGAAACTCTGTGTGTTACTTGTAGTACAGAAggagtatttttaaatggt GGCAAAACAGAAGATGAGGGGGAAATTAATTAtgagagaaaaagtgaaatttataaagaccttgtcacatttttaaaagaaaaatcggcaaaattttcagaaaatatgtcTAAACAGGTAAGTTTACAGAATCTTGAAATATCATAG